A single region of the Stenotrophomonas sp. Marseille-Q4652 genome encodes:
- a CDS encoding acetylornithine/succinylornithine family transaminase yields the protein MTATDALLSKSSYYLPVYAPRQLVLERGQGARVWDVEGREFIDLAAGIAVCSLGHNDPDLKAALLAQAEKIWHVSNVFYTEPALRLAEELVTASKFAQRVFFCNSGAEANEVAIKLIRKWATSAGREPGKRTIVTCRGSFHGRTLATVTATAQPKYQAGYEPLPGGFRYIDFNDVAQLEEAMAAGDVAAVMFEPVQGEGGVVPASAEFMARARALCDEHDALLVFDEIQVGMGRSGKLFAHWNWNVTPDIVTLAKALGCGFPIGAMLAGPKVATAMGVGSHGTTFGGNPLATAVARVALKKLSSAEIEANVARQSAALRAGLEAINAEFNVFSEVRGMGLMMGAVLKDEYASDASRFLDLAAEQQVLILLAGASVLRFVPALNISDEELAEGLKRVRAAIAAYLAAR from the coding sequence ATGACCGCCACCGACGCGCTCCTGTCCAAGTCCTCCTACTACCTGCCGGTCTACGCGCCGCGCCAGCTGGTGCTCGAGCGCGGCCAGGGCGCGCGCGTCTGGGACGTGGAGGGGCGTGAGTTCATCGACCTCGCCGCCGGTATCGCGGTCTGCTCGCTGGGCCACAACGATCCGGACCTGAAGGCCGCGCTGCTGGCCCAGGCCGAGAAGATCTGGCACGTGTCCAACGTGTTCTACACCGAGCCGGCGCTGCGCCTGGCCGAGGAGCTGGTGACCGCCTCGAAGTTCGCGCAGCGCGTGTTCTTCTGCAATTCCGGCGCCGAGGCCAACGAGGTCGCGATCAAGCTGATCCGCAAGTGGGCGACCAGCGCCGGCCGCGAGCCGGGCAAGCGCACCATCGTCACCTGCCGCGGCAGCTTCCACGGCCGCACCCTGGCCACGGTGACCGCCACTGCCCAGCCCAAGTACCAGGCCGGCTACGAGCCGCTGCCCGGTGGCTTCCGCTACATCGACTTCAACGACGTCGCCCAGCTGGAAGAAGCGATGGCTGCTGGCGACGTGGCCGCGGTGATGTTCGAGCCGGTGCAGGGCGAGGGTGGCGTGGTCCCGGCCTCGGCCGAATTCATGGCCCGCGCCCGCGCGCTGTGCGACGAGCACGATGCGCTGCTGGTGTTCGACGAGATCCAGGTCGGCATGGGCCGCAGCGGCAAGCTGTTCGCCCACTGGAACTGGAATGTCACTCCGGACATCGTGACCCTGGCCAAGGCGCTGGGCTGCGGCTTCCCGATCGGCGCGATGCTGGCCGGGCCCAAGGTCGCCACCGCGATGGGGGTCGGCTCGCACGGCACCACCTTCGGCGGCAACCCGCTGGCCACCGCCGTGGCCCGCGTGGCGCTCAAGAAGCTGTCCAGCGCGGAGATCGAGGCCAATGTCGCCCGCCAGTCGGCCGCACTGCGCGCCGGCCTGGAGGCGATCAATGCCGAGTTCAATGTGTTCTCCGAAGTGCGCGGCATGGGCCTGATGATGGGCGCGGTGCTGAAGGACGAATACGCCTCCGATGCCAGCAGGTTCCTCGACCTGGCCGCCGAGCAGCAGGTACTGATCCTGCTGGCCGGCGCCAGCGTGCTGCGCTTCGTGCCGGCACTGAACATCAGCGACGAAGAACTGGCCGAAGGCCTCAAGCGCGTGCGTGCGGCCATCGCCGCCTACCTGGCCGCGCGCTGA
- a CDS encoding HIT family protein has protein sequence MADCVFCQILAGHAPASVICEDARVVALMDLRQAVPGHVLVIPRQHAETLYDLDEDVAAHAMRVAHRVALALRSALAPDGLNLWQSNGEAGGQEVPHFHLHVHPRRVGDGLLDVYPAGVPAPAPREQLDALALMLRQQLEQGALMAPGAATSCTHQR, from the coding sequence GTGGCTGACTGCGTCTTCTGCCAGATCCTGGCCGGCCACGCGCCGGCCAGTGTCATCTGCGAGGACGCCCGCGTTGTGGCGTTGATGGACCTGCGCCAGGCCGTGCCCGGGCATGTGCTGGTGATCCCGCGCCAGCATGCCGAAACCCTGTACGACCTGGACGAGGACGTCGCCGCCCACGCGATGCGGGTGGCGCACCGCGTGGCGCTGGCGCTGCGCAGTGCGCTTGCTCCCGACGGCCTGAACCTGTGGCAGTCCAACGGTGAGGCCGGCGGCCAGGAAGTGCCCCACTTCCACCTGCACGTGCATCCGCGCCGCGTCGGCGATGGCCTGCTGGATGTCTATCCGGCCGGTGTGCCGGCGCCGGCGCCGCGCGAACAGCTTGATGCGCTGGCGCTGATGCTGCGGCAGCAGCTGGAGCAGGGCGCGCTGATGGCGCCAGGTGCGGCTACGTCGTGCACTCACCAGCGCTGA
- a CDS encoding HAD-IA family hydrolase — protein sequence MLATTPPRLLLLDFDGLVADYSHAARIVALATHCNVEPAAVAQAIFGSGLEAAHDSGRIDTAGYLREITQALGRPLDEAGWIAARVAASRAKSQVVEMLGKLDPALAVGILSNNSALMLQAIRQIAPGLFPRLEGKVLCSAMLGVRKPAPEAFVAALAYFGVEARHALFVDDLFVNVRGARAAGLHAETARDARTLRKVLRRYRLL from the coding sequence ATGCTCGCCACTACTCCACCCCGCCTGCTGTTGCTCGATTTCGACGGCCTGGTCGCCGACTACTCGCATGCCGCGCGCATCGTGGCGCTGGCGACCCACTGCAATGTCGAGCCGGCCGCGGTGGCACAGGCGATCTTTGGTTCGGGGCTGGAAGCTGCCCATGACAGTGGCCGCATCGATACCGCCGGCTACCTGCGGGAGATCACTCAGGCGTTGGGCAGGCCGCTGGACGAGGCCGGGTGGATCGCGGCGCGCGTGGCTGCAAGCCGGGCAAAGTCCCAGGTAGTGGAAATGTTGGGCAAGCTCGATCCAGCCTTGGCCGTCGGCATCCTCAGCAACAACAGCGCGCTGATGCTGCAGGCGATACGGCAGATCGCACCGGGCCTGTTCCCGCGTCTGGAGGGCAAGGTGCTGTGCAGTGCGATGCTGGGCGTGCGCAAGCCTGCGCCGGAAGCCTTCGTTGCCGCCCTGGCGTACTTCGGCGTGGAAGCGCGCCACGCGTTGTTCGTCGATGACCTGTTCGTCAACGTGCGTGGTGCCCGCGCTGCCGGGCTGCATGCGGAGACGGCACGCGACGCGCGCACGCTGCGCAAGGTGCTCAGGCGTTACCGATTGTTGTGA